One genomic region from Terriglobus aquaticus encodes:
- a CDS encoding thioredoxin family protein, whose product MTISGRVLLSAVLLSSLGLAAPPAPAVAQMAPPMVRAHIYDDNADARKDIAAAVAQARREHKRVIVDFGGDWCGDCQVLDIYFHQPQNQALLQKYFVLVHASVGHIDKNLDIPIGYGVNIKKGVPALAVLDSRGKVVYAQATGEFENMRNMNSSSVTEFLNKWKA is encoded by the coding sequence ATGACAATTTCGGGTCGTGTGCTTCTGTCTGCCGTTCTGCTGTCCTCGCTTGGTTTGGCTGCGCCGCCCGCGCCCGCCGTGGCGCAGATGGCACCGCCCATGGTCCGGGCGCACATCTATGACGACAACGCTGACGCGCGCAAAGATATTGCCGCAGCGGTCGCGCAAGCACGTCGCGAGCACAAGCGCGTCATCGTGGACTTCGGCGGAGACTGGTGCGGCGATTGCCAGGTGCTCGACATCTACTTCCACCAGCCGCAGAACCAGGCGCTGCTGCAGAAGTACTTCGTGCTGGTGCACGCCTCGGTCGGCCACATCGACAAGAATCTCGACATCCCGATCGGCTACGGCGTGAACATCAAGAAGGGCGTGCCGGCGTTAGCCGTGCTCGACAGCCGCGGCAAGGTGGTTTACGCGCAGGCGACCGGCGAGTTTGAGAACATGCGCAACATGAACTCCAGCTCGGTAACGGAGTTCCTGAACAAGTGGAAGGCGTAG
- a CDS encoding amidase: protein MERCSAAGLGSTLLPGVVLGMQASGAAGDTPKLPPITVETLEAAATVAGIMLTEDQRKMMLEGVRGNREGLEAIRAMHLPNSVAPAVVFDPLPFGYKVHRGPVPADGADDAGRIWVFPEPDISGLVGNEKRLAFATVAQLAFLLAKRKITSTELTKLYISRLKRYDPKLHFVITVLEDRALAQAAQADREIAAGKSRGLLHGIPWGAKDLLAVKGYPTTWGAAGFEQQHFDEDAEVVKRLDAAGAVLVAKLSLGALAQGDLWFGGRTRNPWNPKQGSSGSSAGSASAVSAGCVAFAIGSETLGSISSPCTRCGVTGLRPTFGFVPRTGAMALSWSMDKLGPITRSVEDAALIMQVIHGPDGRDKACRDAAFDLAPVDLKSLRVGYLESSFAVPKLQPPAPDAAKPEAEALSPEARAKQQQQRDASLARRVYDNRYDRAALEALRGMGVNLIPVKLPEFPYGSVTPVLSVEAAAAFDELTRSGRDKLLNGQEPYDWPNTFRVARMFSGVDYVQAMRARSVLIEKMAEMFRDVDVIVTPSGGAQLPATNLSGHPAVIVPNGLRGADAPAVSDAAEGAQGNVGGPGTPVSLTFLGRLYDDARLLAFAAEYQRRTGFHLRHPEL, encoded by the coding sequence TTGGAGCGCTGCAGTGCGGCGGGGCTGGGGTCGACGTTGCTGCCGGGCGTGGTGCTGGGCATGCAGGCAAGTGGCGCTGCGGGCGATACGCCAAAGCTGCCGCCCATCACTGTGGAAACGCTGGAAGCGGCGGCAACGGTGGCCGGCATTATGCTCACCGAGGATCAGCGCAAAATGATGCTGGAAGGTGTGCGCGGCAACCGCGAGGGGCTGGAAGCGATCCGCGCCATGCACCTGCCGAACTCGGTCGCGCCCGCGGTGGTCTTCGATCCGCTGCCGTTTGGATACAAGGTGCATCGTGGACCAGTACCCGCGGATGGCGCTGACGATGCTGGCCGGATCTGGGTCTTTCCCGAACCAGACATCAGCGGCCTCGTCGGAAACGAAAAGCGGCTTGCCTTCGCTACCGTGGCCCAGCTCGCGTTCTTGCTCGCGAAGCGAAAGATCACCTCGACCGAGCTAACGAAGCTCTACATCTCGCGCCTGAAGCGCTACGACCCGAAGCTGCACTTCGTCATCACGGTGCTGGAAGATCGCGCGCTGGCGCAGGCCGCGCAGGCCGATCGCGAGATTGCGGCAGGTAAGAGTCGCGGGCTGCTACACGGCATCCCGTGGGGCGCGAAAGACCTGCTGGCGGTGAAGGGCTACCCCACAACGTGGGGCGCAGCCGGCTTCGAGCAGCAGCACTTCGACGAGGACGCCGAAGTCGTCAAGCGACTGGACGCCGCCGGCGCCGTGCTCGTCGCTAAGCTGAGTCTCGGCGCACTCGCGCAGGGCGATCTGTGGTTCGGCGGCCGTACGCGCAATCCGTGGAACCCAAAGCAGGGCAGCAGTGGCTCGAGCGCAGGATCCGCAAGTGCGGTGAGCGCGGGATGCGTGGCCTTCGCCATCGGGTCAGAGACGCTGGGCTCCATCAGTTCGCCATGCACGCGCTGCGGCGTGACAGGGCTGCGGCCCACCTTTGGCTTTGTGCCGCGCACGGGTGCCATGGCGCTGAGCTGGTCGATGGACAAGTTGGGACCAATCACGCGAAGTGTGGAGGACGCGGCGCTGATCATGCAGGTGATCCACGGGCCGGATGGTCGCGATAAAGCATGCCGCGATGCCGCGTTCGATCTTGCCCCGGTAGACCTGAAGTCGCTGCGCGTCGGATACCTGGAGAGCTCCTTCGCCGTGCCGAAGCTGCAGCCGCCCGCGCCAGACGCGGCGAAGCCCGAGGCCGAGGCGCTAAGCCCGGAAGCTCGCGCGAAGCAGCAACAGCAGCGCGATGCCTCGCTGGCCAGGCGCGTGTACGACAACCGCTACGACCGCGCCGCGCTGGAAGCGTTGCGCGGCATGGGCGTGAACCTCATCCCGGTCAAGCTGCCGGAGTTTCCGTACGGCTCCGTTACGCCCGTGCTGAGCGTGGAGGCCGCGGCGGCCTTTGACGAGCTGACCCGCAGCGGTCGCGACAAGCTGCTGAACGGGCAGGAACCGTACGACTGGCCCAACACCTTCCGCGTGGCGCGCATGTTCAGCGGCGTGGATTACGTGCAGGCCATGCGCGCGCGCAGTGTGCTCATCGAGAAGATGGCGGAGATGTTCCGCGACGTGGACGTGATTGTCACCCCCAGCGGCGGGGCGCAGTTACCCGCGACCAATCTCAGCGGGCATCCGGCGGTCATCGTGCCAAACGGGTTGCGCGGAGCCGATGCTCCCGCGGTGTCGGATGCGGCGGAGGGCGCGCAGGGCAACGTGGGCGGCCCGGGAACTCCGGTCAGCCTCACCTTCCTGGGCCGTTTGTACGACGACGCCCGGCTCCTGGCTTTTGCGGCGGAGTACCAGCGCCGGACCGGATTCCACCTGCGCCATCCGGAACTCTGA